The following proteins come from a genomic window of Mustela lutreola isolate mMusLut2 chromosome 6, mMusLut2.pri, whole genome shotgun sequence:
- the TAGAP gene encoding T-cell activation Rho GTPase-activating protein isoform X1, whose product MKLRSSCNASKTLNANNMETLIECQSENNIKEHPLLASCESEDNICQLIEIKKRKKVLSWPFLMRRLSALSDFSGASEPELKTSLFDQPLSVICGEDDTLPRPIQDILTILCLKGPFTEGIFRKAANEKARKELKEELNSGGMVDLKSLPVHLLAVVFKDFLRSIPQKLLSCDLFEEWMDALERQNEEDKIEALKEVADKLPRPNFLLLKHLISVLYLISKNSEVNKMDASNLAICVGPNMLTRENDQHLSFEAQKDLNNKVKTLVEFLIDNCLEIFGENIPAHSSTASDDSLEHTDSSDASTLQNDSAYDSNDPEAESSGAISSPNRQVLLEAAADWEPRSPQLAWELSPEPVVSTVARLKNSLREPDRSYSEPNMSSSQESLESQKTHQKLTQSEDDFTMAQAGACLEGEETEDPFPEEVFPAPEGKTQRPQDLKVKNSTQGLGLMWGLAPKAASSGSLDASSDSSPVASPSGPKRNFFTRHQSFTKTEKIKPNREIKKHSMSFSFASHKRVLTKTSSCVSMKSKGFTRDQVKKGFKKESQLAGRIIQENFSEIQGQTALDFSSRSYALSVEDVFQQVDQRSPGSPPSYEEAIRCQALDLLDYRGQTVGSMRARMLSQDTQLPPLLPLYHKGNSRDICSQEPLDRHRLSPRTESWKHSRTIHASIETIGQVTVTGRPEPHHLRPMSESKQKTELDHLVWRCNQPAFEADQLQYAKESYI is encoded by the exons ATGAAGTTGAGAAGCAGCTGCAATGCT tcaAAAACACTAAATGCCAATAACATGGAGACATTGATTGAATGTCAGTCAGAG aacaaTATCAAGGAACATCCTCTGTTGGCATCGTGTGAGAGTGAAGATAATATTTGCCAGCTAATTG aaattaagaagagaaagaaggtgcTGTCCTGGCCCTTTCTCATGAGaaggctttctgctctgtcagATTTTTCTGGGGCTTCAGAACCTGAATTGAAAACATCACTGTTTGATCAGCCGTTGTCAGTCATCTGTGGGGAGGACGACACACTCCCCAGACCCATTCAG GATATTCTCACTATTCTGTGCCTTAAAGGACCTTTCACGGAAGGGATCTTCAGGAAAGCAGCCAATGAGAAAGCCCGAAAAGAGCTAAAGGAGGAGCTCAACTCGGGAGGCATGGTGGATCTGAAAAGTCTCCCTGTGCATCTTCTGGCGGTGGTCTTTAAG GACTTCCTCAGAAGTATCCCCCAGAAGCTGCTTTCATGTGACTTGTTTGAAGAGTGGATGGATGCACTGGAGAGGCAGAATGAGGAGGACAAAATTGAGGCCCTCAAAGA GGTTGCAGATAAGCTCCCCAGGCCCAACTTCCTGCTGCTCAAGCACCTGATCTCCGTGCTCTACCTGATCAGCAAGAACTCCGAGGTCAATAAGATGGACGCCAGCAATCTGGCCATCTGCGTCGGACCCAACATGCTGACCCGAGAGAACGACCAACACCTGTCTTTCGAAGCCCAGAAAGACTTGAACAATAAG GTTAAGACATTGGTGGAATTCCTCATCGATAATTGCTTGGAAATATTTGGGGAGAACATTCCAGCACATTCCAGTACTGCTTCTGATGACTCCTTGGAACACACTGACAGTTCAG ACGCGTCAACGCTACAGAATGACTCAGCCTATGACAGCAATGATCCTGAGGCAGAATCCAGCGGTGCCATCAGCTCCCCAAACAGGCAGGTGCTCTTGGAGGCAGCTGCCGACTGGGAGCCCAGAAGCCCACAGCTCGCTTGGGAGTTGAGCCCGGAGCCCGTTGTCAGCACTGTAGCCAGGCTGAAAAACTCCCTCAGGGAACCAGACAGAAGCTACTCAGAGCCCAACATGTCATCCTCCCAGGAGAGCCTTGAGAGCCAGAAAACTCACCAAAAACTAACACAAAGTGAGGACGACTTCACCATGGCCCAGGCAGGGGCTTGTTTGgaaggtgaggaaactgaagacCCATTTCCAGAGGAGGTGTTTCCTGCCCCTGAAGGCAAAACCCAGAGGCCACAGGACCTGAAGGTGAAGAACTCGACTCAGGGTTTGGGGTTAATGTGGGGACTGGCACCCAAAGCTGCCTCCAGTGGCTCTCTGGATGCTTCCTCTGACAGCTCCCCCGTGGCTTCTCCTTCCGGTCCCAAAAGAAATTTCTTCACCAGACATCAGTCTTtcacaaagacagagaaaattaAGCCcaacagagagattaaaaaacattccatgtcaTTCTCCTTTGCCTCTCACAAAAGAGTGCTGACCAAAACTTCCAGCTGTGTGTCTATGAAATCCAAAGGCTTTACAAGAGACCAAGTAAAGaaaggctttaaaaaagaaagccagctTGCTGGGCGAATCATCCAGGAGAACTTTTCTGAAATTCAGGGCCAAACAGCTCTAGACTTTAGCTCCAGATCCTATGCCCTCTCAGTAGAGGATGTGTTCCAGCAAGTGGACCAGAGAAGCCCTGGGAGTCCGCCATCTTATGAAGAGGCCATTCGGTGCCAGGCATTGGACCTCTTGGACTACAGGGGCCAAACAGTTGGCAGCATGAGGGCCAGAATGCTCAGCCAGGACACTCAACTACCACCTCTCCTACCTTTGTATCACAAAGGGAACTCAAGAGATATATGCAGTCAAGAGCCACTTGACAGGCACAGACTATCTCCCAGGACTGAGAGTTGGAAGCACAGCAGGACTATCCACGCTTCTATTGAAACGATAGGACAAGTGACTGTCACAGGGAGACCGGAGCCGCACCATCTGAGACCTATGTCTGAGTCAAAACAGAAGACTGAGCTGGACCACCTAGTATGGCGATGTAACCAGCCGGCCTTTGAAGCTGACCAGCTCCAGTATGCAAAAGAATCCTACATTTAG
- the TAGAP gene encoding T-cell activation Rho GTPase-activating protein isoform X2 — translation MEIKKRKKVLSWPFLMRRLSALSDFSGASEPELKTSLFDQPLSVICGEDDTLPRPIQDILTILCLKGPFTEGIFRKAANEKARKELKEELNSGGMVDLKSLPVHLLAVVFKDFLRSIPQKLLSCDLFEEWMDALERQNEEDKIEALKEVADKLPRPNFLLLKHLISVLYLISKNSEVNKMDASNLAICVGPNMLTRENDQHLSFEAQKDLNNKVKTLVEFLIDNCLEIFGENIPAHSSTASDDSLEHTDSSDASTLQNDSAYDSNDPEAESSGAISSPNRQVLLEAAADWEPRSPQLAWELSPEPVVSTVARLKNSLREPDRSYSEPNMSSSQESLESQKTHQKLTQSEDDFTMAQAGACLEGEETEDPFPEEVFPAPEGKTQRPQDLKVKNSTQGLGLMWGLAPKAASSGSLDASSDSSPVASPSGPKRNFFTRHQSFTKTEKIKPNREIKKHSMSFSFASHKRVLTKTSSCVSMKSKGFTRDQVKKGFKKESQLAGRIIQENFSEIQGQTALDFSSRSYALSVEDVFQQVDQRSPGSPPSYEEAIRCQALDLLDYRGQTVGSMRARMLSQDTQLPPLLPLYHKGNSRDICSQEPLDRHRLSPRTESWKHSRTIHASIETIGQVTVTGRPEPHHLRPMSESKQKTELDHLVWRCNQPAFEADQLQYAKESYI, via the exons ATGG aaattaagaagagaaagaaggtgcTGTCCTGGCCCTTTCTCATGAGaaggctttctgctctgtcagATTTTTCTGGGGCTTCAGAACCTGAATTGAAAACATCACTGTTTGATCAGCCGTTGTCAGTCATCTGTGGGGAGGACGACACACTCCCCAGACCCATTCAG GATATTCTCACTATTCTGTGCCTTAAAGGACCTTTCACGGAAGGGATCTTCAGGAAAGCAGCCAATGAGAAAGCCCGAAAAGAGCTAAAGGAGGAGCTCAACTCGGGAGGCATGGTGGATCTGAAAAGTCTCCCTGTGCATCTTCTGGCGGTGGTCTTTAAG GACTTCCTCAGAAGTATCCCCCAGAAGCTGCTTTCATGTGACTTGTTTGAAGAGTGGATGGATGCACTGGAGAGGCAGAATGAGGAGGACAAAATTGAGGCCCTCAAAGA GGTTGCAGATAAGCTCCCCAGGCCCAACTTCCTGCTGCTCAAGCACCTGATCTCCGTGCTCTACCTGATCAGCAAGAACTCCGAGGTCAATAAGATGGACGCCAGCAATCTGGCCATCTGCGTCGGACCCAACATGCTGACCCGAGAGAACGACCAACACCTGTCTTTCGAAGCCCAGAAAGACTTGAACAATAAG GTTAAGACATTGGTGGAATTCCTCATCGATAATTGCTTGGAAATATTTGGGGAGAACATTCCAGCACATTCCAGTACTGCTTCTGATGACTCCTTGGAACACACTGACAGTTCAG ACGCGTCAACGCTACAGAATGACTCAGCCTATGACAGCAATGATCCTGAGGCAGAATCCAGCGGTGCCATCAGCTCCCCAAACAGGCAGGTGCTCTTGGAGGCAGCTGCCGACTGGGAGCCCAGAAGCCCACAGCTCGCTTGGGAGTTGAGCCCGGAGCCCGTTGTCAGCACTGTAGCCAGGCTGAAAAACTCCCTCAGGGAACCAGACAGAAGCTACTCAGAGCCCAACATGTCATCCTCCCAGGAGAGCCTTGAGAGCCAGAAAACTCACCAAAAACTAACACAAAGTGAGGACGACTTCACCATGGCCCAGGCAGGGGCTTGTTTGgaaggtgaggaaactgaagacCCATTTCCAGAGGAGGTGTTTCCTGCCCCTGAAGGCAAAACCCAGAGGCCACAGGACCTGAAGGTGAAGAACTCGACTCAGGGTTTGGGGTTAATGTGGGGACTGGCACCCAAAGCTGCCTCCAGTGGCTCTCTGGATGCTTCCTCTGACAGCTCCCCCGTGGCTTCTCCTTCCGGTCCCAAAAGAAATTTCTTCACCAGACATCAGTCTTtcacaaagacagagaaaattaAGCCcaacagagagattaaaaaacattccatgtcaTTCTCCTTTGCCTCTCACAAAAGAGTGCTGACCAAAACTTCCAGCTGTGTGTCTATGAAATCCAAAGGCTTTACAAGAGACCAAGTAAAGaaaggctttaaaaaagaaagccagctTGCTGGGCGAATCATCCAGGAGAACTTTTCTGAAATTCAGGGCCAAACAGCTCTAGACTTTAGCTCCAGATCCTATGCCCTCTCAGTAGAGGATGTGTTCCAGCAAGTGGACCAGAGAAGCCCTGGGAGTCCGCCATCTTATGAAGAGGCCATTCGGTGCCAGGCATTGGACCTCTTGGACTACAGGGGCCAAACAGTTGGCAGCATGAGGGCCAGAATGCTCAGCCAGGACACTCAACTACCACCTCTCCTACCTTTGTATCACAAAGGGAACTCAAGAGATATATGCAGTCAAGAGCCACTTGACAGGCACAGACTATCTCCCAGGACTGAGAGTTGGAAGCACAGCAGGACTATCCACGCTTCTATTGAAACGATAGGACAAGTGACTGTCACAGGGAGACCGGAGCCGCACCATCTGAGACCTATGTCTGAGTCAAAACAGAAGACTGAGCTGGACCACCTAGTATGGCGATGTAACCAGCCGGCCTTTGAAGCTGACCAGCTCCAGTATGCAAAAGAATCCTACATTTAG